TTGGAAAACATGAGACATAAAAACATATGGGAGCTGATTTTCCCATTCTTTTTTATCCACATACACAtccttttgtttataaaaaaaaaaaaaaaattattttgtactAAAACATATAAGGAAGTGTAAGTGAACAAAAGATGAGTGGGAAAATCGGCTCCCAAAAATATAACCAATTATATTGAGCTAAAAGTGTCAACAATCCTTTCAACATACTCATTAAATATCTTTAGCCATAATTAACCCTTTTGTTAATgggaaccaaaaaagaaatagaggaAGCTAtacatttttaattgaataaacAGGGCTTGAATGGGAAGCAGGTTGCAAGggaacttttctttttgcaaatATTGAAGAATACCTTGGATGACATTTTGTGAATTTCTTGTAACAAGGTCAAAGGTCTTTCCTCAGTTAGTTCCACAGATTGTAGAAAGAGCTCTAAGCTTGCCTGAAAATAATATCTTATACCAAGGAGGAGTCATCTAGTCAGCCAATGATTCAACTAAAGTACTTACGAATAAGATGGTAAGCTTCATCATCCTCAACCTATGATCATAATTTGATTTGACCTACCAACGTTATCAATTAACTCTAGAGTTTTTGACATGcaatattataaatttaaaaagcacATATACTGACCGATGCTGGCTTACTAACTAAAGTAAAATTTTGGCTCTGCCATACACATGATGACAGAGGGGCCGTGCACATATTTCAGGGACGCCCCATAGGCATGGCGATAGAGGTATAGCGCATGATGGTGCTTCAAGCATACCAACCAGTGATGAGGGATCGATAATTGGAAATTCGAGTGATTCAGTGGCGATTGCCATACAGCGATTAATCCGAGGTACGCCTGATCTGAGGCCTGAGTGTTGCATCTACAATGTCCCGGAGAGATTTCGCAAGGGGAATGAAGAATTCTACAAACCTCGTGTAGTCGCAATCGGACCTTATCACTTCAAAGATGCAAGCTATGACATGTGTAAGCCCAAATACGTGGACGCCTTTTTCCGCCGGAACAAGCTCAACTTCGACCATTGTCTTGGATTAGTGAGAGCATGGGAAGCAAAAGCAAGGAGCTATTATGCGAACCATATTGAACTAAGTAGTGATACGTTTACTTTTATCATGCTGCTGGATGcaacttttgttttggaaCTCATGCTTAGGCATCACTTTTCTAGATACAGAGATAATTATGATCCGATATTTCACAAGCCGAGGATGATTGAAGACGTTTACCACGACATCTTGTTGATCGAAAATCAACTTCCCTTCTTCGTCCTTGAGGGTTTGTACGAGCAAATCGGTACGAATAGTCTCTCTCCAGGAGATGATCATCTTTCTTTCACCATGCTAACTCATGAGTTCTTCAAGCATTTCGTGAAAATTGATAAGTTTCCCGCCCATGTTGTCTCTGCTAATGATCAAGTGAatcattttgttgattttataCGACGCTACTACTTGGCGCCGCCACGGCCTCAAGAGGACCAGCAAAATCTTGAAATTCCACCAAGCGCGACGGCACTCTATGAGGCCGGAGTTAAGTTTGATACAATTAAAGGCA
Above is a genomic segment from Prunus dulcis chromosome 7, ALMONDv2, whole genome shotgun sequence containing:
- the LOC117635072 gene encoding UPF0481 protein At3g47200-like — protein: MRGRAHISGTPHRHGDRGIAHDGASSIPTSDEGSIIGNSSDSVAIAIQRLIRGTPDLRPECCIYNVPERFRKGNEEFYKPRVVAIGPYHFKDASYDMCKPKYVDAFFRRNKLNFDHCLGLVRAWEAKARSYYANHIELSSDTFTFIMLLDATFVLELMLRHHFSRYRDNYDPIFHKPRMIEDVYHDILLIENQLPFFVLEGLYEQIGTNSLSPGDDHLSFTMLTHEFFKHFVKIDKFPAHVVSANDQVNHFVDFIRRYYLAPPRPQEDQQNLEIPPSATALYEAGVKFDTIKGSASLLNIEFKNGCLKIPNFIVDDWTETLFRNLIAFEQCHYTEKYISQFMFLMMCMIRTSKDADLLMDSGVISSMRGSSKDLSILFNHISRDVGFGEPFYYFQICADLNAYCNTRRHRWKAILKRDYFNTPWKLASTIAAIILLVLTFIQTICSILSL